In Argiope bruennichi chromosome X1, qqArgBrue1.1, whole genome shotgun sequence, a single window of DNA contains:
- the LOC129958371 gene encoding uncharacterized protein LOC129958371, with protein sequence MFRLLIFVISISQISCDLWCYSCVSSQPGCEEFYVDWRIHHAITCPREDDKCVKIIERKGVDKFITRDCLSNLEGQKKDIPADRYDGCRKAAEQPKLAVYVENHITQLEIKNEHWDEVTYCFCEFDQWCNHGHFLHSNKYIIIFVVISLFIFKYHFRN encoded by the exons TTTCTTGTGATCTATGGTGCTACAGTTGTGTAAGTTCTCAACCTGGATGTGAGGAATTTTATGTTGACTGGCGCATTCATCATGCAATAACCTGTCCACGTGAAGATGATAAATGTGTCAAAATCATCGAAAGGAAAGGag TGGATAAATTTATTACTCGAGATTGCTTATCAAATTTGGAAGGGCAAAAGAAAGATATTCCTGCTGATCGATATGATGGATGCAGAAAAGCAGCTGAACAACCAAAGCTTGCTGTATATGTTGAAAATCATATAACTCagcttgaaattaaaaa tGAACATTGGGATGAAGTGACATATTGCTTTTGCGAGTTTGACCAATGGTGCAATCACGGGCATTTTCTACATTccaacaaatatataattatttttgttgtaataagtttgtttatttttaaatatcattttagaaaCTGA